The following proteins come from a genomic window of Geomonas sp. RF6:
- a CDS encoding glycosyltransferase family 2 protein: MPGEAPAISVCMATCNGERFVRQQLDSILPQLGPHDEVIVSDDSSTDSTVALVRSMADPRIVLLNGSFRSPVRNFENALGAARGERIFLADQDDLWHPGKVAALMPLLERFNLVVSDCNLIDENGREIAPSFFAMRGSGPGVVKNVLKNGYLGCCMAFRRSVLDMALPFPETIPMHDMWLGIVAEMAGRTHFLRNPLVCYRRHGANASPTGEKSSYTVLQKIRFRYRLICALVGRVRSHE; the protein is encoded by the coding sequence GTGCCCGGGGAGGCGCCCGCTATCTCGGTGTGCATGGCGACCTGCAACGGGGAGCGGTTCGTGCGCCAGCAACTGGACTCCATACTGCCGCAGCTAGGCCCGCACGACGAGGTCATCGTCTCCGACGACTCCTCCACCGACAGCACCGTCGCACTGGTTCGCAGCATGGCAGACCCGCGCATCGTCCTCCTCAACGGGTCCTTCCGCAGCCCGGTGCGCAACTTCGAAAACGCGCTCGGTGCCGCCCGCGGCGAGCGGATCTTTCTCGCCGACCAGGACGACCTGTGGCACCCGGGAAAAGTGGCGGCTCTCATGCCGCTGCTGGAACGCTTCAATCTCGTGGTGAGCGACTGCAACCTCATCGACGAGAACGGGAGGGAGATCGCCCCTTCCTTCTTCGCCATGAGGGGCTCCGGCCCCGGTGTCGTCAAGAACGTGTTGAAAAATGGCTACCTCGGGTGCTGCATGGCCTTCCGGCGTTCGGTCCTCGATATGGCGCTCCCCTTCCCGGAGACGATCCCGATGCACGACATGTGGCTCGGGATCGTCGCCGAGATGGCGGGGAGGACGCACTTTCTCCGCAACCCTCTGGTCTGCTACCGGAGGCACGGGGCGAACGCCTCCCCCACCGGGGAAAAGAGCTCGTACACCGTGCTGCAAAAGATCCGCTTCAGATACCGTCTCATATGCGCGCTCGTAGGAAGGGTTCGAAGCCATGAGTGA
- a CDS encoding ExeA family protein, whose protein sequence is MYCNFFGFRESPFNLTPNPRFLFMSSQHREALAHLVYAVENHAGFIELTGEVGTGKTTLLRSFLGRLDGRGHCTALIFNPCLTSLELLQNINREFGLPWEEGSRMHLLQLLNQFLLEQKKGGRNVVLVMDEAQNLSPEVLEQIRLISNLETETDKLIQIVLSGQPELLSLLSRDELRQLNQRITVRYHLRPMSFESTRRYIEHRMELAGRFRAADFSGAALKAIYRFSGGVPRLVNVACDRALLIAYTMECKSISGSMAQQALAEVKGSGAPRGRRIRAFFSRLFR, encoded by the coding sequence ATGTACTGCAACTTTTTCGGCTTTCGGGAAAGCCCATTCAATCTGACGCCGAACCCTCGCTTCCTGTTCATGAGCTCGCAGCACAGGGAGGCGCTGGCGCACCTCGTCTATGCGGTGGAGAATCACGCAGGGTTCATAGAGCTCACCGGTGAGGTCGGCACCGGCAAAACGACGCTGCTGCGAAGCTTTCTGGGGCGCCTGGATGGCCGGGGGCACTGCACCGCGCTCATATTCAACCCCTGCCTCACCTCTCTTGAGCTCCTGCAGAACATAAACCGCGAGTTCGGCCTCCCCTGGGAAGAGGGGAGCCGCATGCACCTCCTGCAGCTCCTGAACCAGTTCCTCCTCGAGCAGAAAAAGGGCGGACGCAACGTCGTACTGGTGATGGACGAGGCGCAGAACCTCTCCCCGGAGGTCCTGGAGCAGATCCGGCTCATCTCCAACCTGGAGACGGAGACGGACAAGCTGATCCAGATCGTCCTTTCGGGGCAGCCGGAGCTCCTCTCCCTCCTCTCCCGCGATGAACTTCGGCAGCTGAACCAGCGCATCACCGTCCGCTACCACCTGCGCCCCATGAGCTTTGAAAGCACCAGGCGCTACATCGAGCACCGCATGGAGCTGGCCGGGCGCTTTCGCGCCGCCGACTTCTCCGGTGCCGCGCTGAAGGCGATCTACCGCTTCTCAGGGGGGGTGCCGAGGCTCGTCAACGTCGCCTGCGACCGGGCCCTCCTCATCGCATACACCATGGAGTGCAAGAGCATCTCAGGCTCCATGGCGCAGCAGGCCCTCGCCGAGGTGAAAGGGTCCGGCGCTCCGCGAGGGCGCCGCATCCGCGCCTTCTTTTCCAGGCTCTTCAGGTAA
- a CDS encoding YcgN family cysteine cluster protein translates to MSLEEVDMTEWEGICEQCGLCCFEKLEDEDGRILFTSTPCRYLDIETRKCKIYKKRFKVNPECVQLTPELVKELKWLHRSCGYKKALRKQAEK, encoded by the coding sequence ATGTCGCTGGAAGAAGTTGACATGACGGAATGGGAAGGGATCTGCGAGCAGTGCGGCTTGTGCTGTTTCGAGAAACTTGAGGACGAGGATGGCAGGATACTCTTCACCTCCACCCCGTGCCGCTATCTCGATATAGAAACGAGAAAGTGCAAGATCTACAAGAAGCGCTTCAAGGTCAATCCGGAATGCGTGCAACTCACCCCGGAACTGGTAAAGGAGCTGAAGTGGCTGCACCGCAGCTGCGGGTACAAAAAGGCGCTGAGGAAGCAGGCTGAGAAGTGA
- a CDS encoding glycosyltransferase family 2 protein yields the protein MADLPAKVCALVVAYHPDRAKLERLIGLIALQVGRVVVLDNGSSDEVREVLRGYPEVLYQSMEENVGLGGALNRGVLLAGSLGCDYVVTFDHDSAPAPDMVLRLLEALRELKWSGRSVAAVGPAFVDYRQSPPLRYPFVATSGWRVRHLYAADGAPLPVDQLITSGCLYPLEVFEGVGLFNEELFIDYVDTEWCFRARSRGYSLFGVTDAVMSHELGEGEVTISCGMRLIEYTPLRRYYYYRNTVHFVRLPYVPWVWRVRLSLGLLARALFLPVSPGRARCRQLQMMTRGILAGVAGVTGKVHSG from the coding sequence ATGGCTGATCTACCCGCGAAGGTGTGCGCCCTCGTGGTGGCGTACCACCCCGACCGCGCCAAGCTCGAGAGGCTGATCGGGCTCATCGCCCTGCAGGTGGGGCGGGTTGTCGTGCTGGACAACGGCTCCTCCGATGAGGTGCGCGAGGTCCTCAGGGGGTATCCGGAGGTGCTGTACCAATCGATGGAGGAAAACGTGGGGCTTGGGGGTGCGCTAAACCGCGGGGTGCTGTTAGCGGGAAGTCTCGGCTGCGATTACGTCGTAACCTTCGATCACGACAGCGCCCCGGCGCCGGATATGGTGCTCCGCCTGCTGGAGGCACTGCGCGAGCTGAAGTGGAGCGGCCGGAGCGTGGCGGCCGTGGGCCCTGCCTTTGTGGACTACCGTCAGTCGCCCCCCCTTCGCTACCCCTTCGTGGCCACCTCAGGGTGGCGGGTGCGGCACCTGTACGCCGCCGACGGCGCCCCACTCCCGGTGGACCAGCTCATCACCTCCGGCTGCCTCTACCCGCTGGAGGTCTTCGAAGGGGTCGGGCTCTTCAACGAGGAGCTCTTCATCGACTATGTGGACACCGAATGGTGCTTCCGGGCGAGGTCCCGGGGGTACTCCCTCTTCGGGGTGACCGACGCTGTCATGTCCCACGAACTCGGGGAGGGGGAGGTGACGATCTCGTGCGGCATGCGCCTCATCGAGTACACCCCGCTGCGGCGGTACTACTACTACCGGAACACGGTGCACTTCGTGCGCCTGCCGTACGTGCCGTGGGTGTGGAGGGTGCGCCTTTCCCTCGGGCTCCTGGCGCGCGCCCTCTTTCTCCCGGTTTCTCCGGGAAGGGCGCGGTGTCGGCAGCTGCAGATGATGACGCGGGGAATACTCGCCGGAGTGGCCGGCGTTACAGGGAAGGTGCACAGTGGCTAG
- a CDS encoding capsule assembly Wzi family protein, whose translation MKRLLFVLLAALLFLRPAPARASALSSPNIPLDSPIYLYLEKLSAFGLVTGDFKGIRPFSRSEAARLLAEAQQKIVSGSYPPFASELVQRLKELLPREVSLRPDPGAAPPFDFNPLSNARLRYVYLHGAPRSYERPVHDAGGDWIFPLPQHRRDFPEFRVFQMHGTEGTPLLENNEGISYGSGSSMEGRFSSEAYLSNWGSALVEPVLVASRDDTELRLNKGYLKLGGGGLELEAGRDSNWLGLGYRGNIILTNNAENLTGVKISSPEPVDLRWFWDFKYAVLFSQLDKTVTYGNERHPYFYAIKLSMKPTTNIEWGVNLGRQVGGPGTGLNNSMSSTLRGLVGAVSDDNSNTLAGAELRVRLPWLWNTELYGEFNGEDRSDYWTQATSYVAGILVPRLGWEGRDDLRFEYFLGHEILYTNGLFPRGYLYENYPLGHSQGGSTTDYLLRYTHWFSVRNTLALEGIYTTRGDYGRIPVNAEGAYDPNGTMQALEKKFALRAFWRLPVYGEWDATLMYGWERVDNKNLVEGASATNQLLRLDVTYRY comes from the coding sequence ATGAAGCGTCTCCTTTTTGTTCTTCTCGCAGCACTCCTTTTCCTCCGTCCCGCCCCTGCGCGCGCCTCTGCCCTTTCTTCTCCCAACATCCCGCTGGACAGCCCGATCTATCTCTACCTGGAAAAGCTCTCCGCCTTTGGCCTCGTGACCGGGGACTTCAAGGGGATCCGCCCTTTCAGCAGGAGCGAGGCCGCGCGGCTTCTGGCCGAGGCGCAGCAAAAAATCGTCTCCGGAAGCTACCCACCCTTCGCCTCCGAGCTCGTGCAGAGGCTGAAGGAGCTTTTGCCGCGCGAGGTTTCGCTGCGCCCCGATCCCGGCGCCGCACCCCCTTTCGACTTCAACCCGCTGTCGAACGCGCGGCTGCGCTACGTCTACCTGCACGGTGCCCCCCGCAGCTACGAGCGGCCGGTGCACGATGCCGGAGGGGACTGGATCTTCCCCCTGCCGCAGCACCGGCGCGACTTCCCGGAGTTCCGGGTCTTCCAGATGCACGGCACGGAGGGGACCCCGCTCCTGGAGAACAACGAGGGGATCAGCTACGGCTCCGGGTCGAGTATGGAGGGGCGCTTCAGCAGCGAGGCGTACCTGTCGAACTGGGGATCCGCGCTGGTGGAGCCCGTCCTGGTCGCCTCCCGGGACGACACGGAGCTGCGCCTCAACAAGGGGTACCTGAAGCTCGGCGGGGGGGGGCTGGAGCTGGAGGCGGGGCGCGACTCCAACTGGCTGGGGCTCGGCTACCGGGGCAATATCATCCTCACCAACAACGCGGAAAACCTGACCGGCGTGAAGATCTCCAGCCCGGAGCCGGTGGACCTGCGCTGGTTCTGGGACTTCAAGTACGCCGTGCTCTTCTCCCAGCTGGACAAGACGGTCACCTACGGGAACGAGCGGCACCCCTACTTCTACGCCATAAAGCTCTCGATGAAGCCGACGACGAACATCGAATGGGGGGTGAACCTGGGACGCCAGGTGGGTGGGCCGGGGACGGGGCTGAACAACAGCATGAGCTCGACGCTGCGCGGGCTCGTGGGGGCGGTGAGCGACGACAACTCCAATACGCTGGCGGGCGCCGAGCTGAGGGTGCGGCTCCCGTGGCTGTGGAATACGGAGCTCTACGGTGAGTTCAACGGCGAGGACCGCAGCGACTACTGGACGCAGGCGACGAGCTACGTGGCGGGGATACTGGTGCCGCGCCTGGGGTGGGAAGGGCGGGACGACCTGCGCTTCGAGTATTTCCTCGGCCACGAGATCCTCTATACGAACGGACTTTTCCCCAGGGGGTACCTGTACGAGAACTACCCGCTCGGGCACTCGCAGGGGGGATCGACCACCGATTACCTGTTGCGCTACACCCACTGGTTCTCGGTGCGCAACACGCTGGCGCTGGAGGGGATCTACACCACCCGCGGCGACTACGGGCGGATACCGGTGAATGCGGAGGGCGCGTACGACCCGAACGGCACGATGCAGGCGCTGGAGAAGAAGTTCGCGCTGCGTGCCTTTTGGCGGCTCCCGGTTTACGGGGAGTGGGACGCCACCCTCATGTACGGCTGGGAGAGGGTCGACAACAAGAACCTCGTGGAGGGCGCGAGCGCCACAAACCAGCTGCTGCGTCTCGATGTCACCTACCGGTACTGA
- a CDS encoding DUF6178 family protein yields MVKAEKKKLHLVKNGDRDIAGLPFAEKQARLRDLTGKRKMDVILTDPDARRLTAAMQPQELYRLIKGVGEEDALELIELASGPQCVFMLDMELWDGYNFSDDRAHKWLTYFVEGGEARFHELLKHLDFEFLLLFLSRELVVHGGIGDLAHDEERLVDHDFTFDDVFYLTFKNQQHSQVVGAFLSLLIKVDRPLYVSLMEEVKGSLDVELEEESRRFRDGRLHDLGFPPLEEALSIYSRVDPASFRLFGDKEELSVTESTALVPVSLGHDTLLYRALSRAGSEALLQEFNYLVNSALVAEGTALADIESATSVMERVAGYLNIALEQVSGGDEGEAVRVLSTERLKRLFQLGYSLVLELKFRADQVESTDYPSGKAIAGLRGKRPRYYRGFDPDGVDGYREFRDLNDLRAAVAFLKNLQG; encoded by the coding sequence TTGGTAAAAGCAGAAAAAAAGAAGCTTCACCTGGTCAAGAACGGCGACCGCGATATCGCCGGTCTCCCCTTCGCGGAGAAACAGGCTCGCCTGCGGGATCTCACGGGGAAGAGGAAGATGGATGTGATCCTCACCGACCCCGATGCAAGGCGTCTTACCGCCGCGATGCAGCCCCAGGAGCTGTACCGGCTGATAAAGGGGGTGGGGGAGGAGGACGCTCTCGAGCTCATCGAGCTCGCTTCGGGGCCCCAGTGCGTCTTCATGCTCGATATGGAGCTGTGGGACGGGTACAACTTTTCCGACGACAGGGCGCACAAGTGGCTGACCTATTTCGTCGAGGGGGGGGAGGCGCGCTTTCACGAACTCCTCAAGCACCTCGACTTCGAGTTTCTCCTCCTTTTCCTGAGCCGCGAACTGGTGGTGCACGGCGGCATCGGCGACCTGGCGCACGACGAGGAGCGGCTGGTTGATCACGACTTCACCTTCGACGATGTCTTCTATCTCACCTTCAAGAATCAGCAGCACAGCCAGGTCGTCGGAGCCTTCCTGTCCCTTCTCATCAAGGTGGACCGCCCACTGTACGTTTCGCTGATGGAAGAGGTGAAAGGGTCCCTCGACGTGGAGCTCGAGGAGGAATCGCGCCGCTTCCGCGACGGGCGCCTGCACGACTTGGGTTTCCCTCCGCTGGAGGAGGCTCTCTCCATCTACTCCCGCGTCGATCCCGCCTCCTTCCGCCTTTTCGGCGACAAGGAGGAGCTTTCCGTGACGGAGTCGACTGCGCTCGTTCCCGTCTCCTTGGGGCACGACACCCTCCTGTACCGTGCTCTGTCCCGCGCCGGATCGGAGGCTCTCCTGCAGGAGTTCAACTACCTGGTAAACAGCGCCCTCGTCGCGGAGGGGACCGCCCTTGCCGACATTGAGAGCGCCACCTCCGTAATGGAACGGGTCGCAGGGTACCTCAACATCGCCCTTGAGCAGGTAAGTGGCGGGGACGAGGGGGAGGCCGTGCGCGTCCTCTCTACGGAGCGGCTGAAGAGGCTCTTCCAACTCGGTTACAGCCTGGTCCTCGAGCTCAAGTTCCGAGCGGATCAGGTGGAGAGCACCGACTACCCCTCCGGGAAGGCCATCGCCGGGCTGCGCGGCAAGAGACCGCGCTACTACCGCGGATTCGATCCGGACGGCGTAGACGGTTACCGCGAATTCCGCGACCTGAACGACCTGCGCGCAGCGGTCGCCTTCCTGAAAAACCTGCAGGGGTGA
- a CDS encoding polysaccharide biosynthesis protein has translation MFHAKRILVFFLDVSLAAAALTFAFLLRYDFQVPPQQWEVFFQGLAVVLVAKPALFTASGMYRNIWRYASLQDAYEIFKVVTFSSLFSAILIVFLKGPFALPRSVYILDYFFLFAMVAASRLIWRLYREMRVMPTLRKGKRTLIVGAGYTGSLLLREMRKQGNPQYNVLGFVDDDPEKKGLRLSGVRVLGGTNRLRALIRLHNIEEVIFAIPSGDAALMRKVLGACERAKVRCKTLPSVTALTVGKVSVTQIKDVEIEDLLGRDPVVLDQTAIGNYLTQKRVLVTGAAGSIGSEICRQVAHFSPSKIILLDNAETPLFYVEKELSASFPDLRVIPMLGDVKNQERVEAIFSDFDPEVVFHAAAYKHVAMTEYNPAEAILNNVQGTKVVADAAHRHGVQNFVMVSTDKAVNPTNVMGASKRSAEIYVQALAATSKTCFTTVRFGNVLGSNGSVIPLFKEQIRRGGPVTVTDRDVVRYFMTIPEASQLVLQAGCIGRGGEIFVLDMGEPVRILSLAEELIRLSGLVPYKDIDIKFTGLKPGEKLFEELLIDGEGIQPTTHKKIRVMAPVETDLATVTGTLEELFNLARRHKLADLIDTLKAIVPEFAPRYHFEIAPPPVFQWVRPDLFPPQKIALVRNLRVATNKQQGSAA, from the coding sequence ATGTTTCACGCCAAACGGATACTCGTATTCTTCCTGGACGTTTCTCTGGCCGCCGCCGCACTGACTTTCGCTTTTCTCCTTCGCTACGACTTCCAGGTCCCTCCCCAGCAGTGGGAAGTCTTCTTCCAGGGGCTCGCCGTCGTTCTCGTTGCGAAACCCGCGCTCTTTACCGCCTCAGGCATGTACCGCAACATCTGGCGCTACGCCTCGCTGCAGGATGCCTACGAGATCTTTAAGGTCGTCACCTTCTCCTCCCTCTTTTCCGCAATACTCATCGTCTTCCTGAAGGGGCCCTTCGCGCTCCCCCGCTCGGTGTACATCCTCGACTATTTCTTCCTCTTTGCCATGGTCGCCGCCAGCCGCCTCATCTGGCGCCTGTATCGCGAGATGCGCGTCATGCCGACCCTGAGGAAGGGGAAGAGAACCCTCATCGTCGGCGCCGGCTACACCGGAAGCCTTCTGTTGCGCGAGATGCGCAAGCAGGGGAACCCACAGTACAACGTCCTCGGCTTTGTGGACGACGACCCGGAGAAGAAGGGGCTGCGCCTGTCGGGAGTGCGCGTCCTCGGCGGAACGAACCGGCTGCGCGCTCTCATCAGGCTGCACAACATCGAGGAGGTTATCTTTGCCATCCCCTCAGGGGACGCGGCGCTGATGCGCAAGGTGCTCGGTGCCTGCGAGCGCGCCAAAGTGCGCTGCAAGACGCTCCCGAGCGTGACCGCCCTCACCGTCGGAAAGGTTTCGGTGACGCAGATAAAGGACGTGGAGATCGAGGATCTCCTCGGGCGCGATCCGGTGGTCCTGGACCAGACGGCGATCGGGAATTATCTGACGCAAAAGAGGGTGCTGGTGACGGGCGCCGCCGGGAGCATCGGAAGCGAGATATGCAGGCAGGTGGCTCACTTCTCCCCGTCGAAGATCATTCTCCTGGACAACGCCGAGACCCCCCTCTTCTACGTGGAGAAGGAACTCTCCGCCTCCTTTCCGGATTTGCGCGTCATCCCGATGCTCGGCGATGTGAAGAACCAGGAGCGGGTGGAGGCAATCTTCTCCGACTTCGACCCCGAAGTCGTCTTCCACGCCGCCGCCTACAAGCACGTGGCGATGACGGAGTACAACCCGGCGGAGGCGATACTGAACAACGTGCAGGGGACGAAGGTCGTCGCGGACGCGGCGCACCGGCACGGGGTGCAGAATTTTGTCATGGTCTCCACCGACAAGGCGGTGAACCCCACGAACGTCATGGGGGCGAGCAAGAGGAGCGCGGAGATCTACGTGCAGGCGCTTGCCGCCACCAGCAAGACCTGCTTCACCACGGTACGCTTCGGCAACGTCCTCGGGAGCAACGGCAGCGTCATCCCGCTCTTCAAGGAGCAGATCAGGCGCGGCGGGCCGGTGACCGTCACCGACAGGGACGTGGTGCGCTACTTCATGACCATCCCTGAGGCCTCCCAGCTCGTGCTCCAGGCCGGGTGCATCGGCCGCGGCGGCGAGATATTCGTCCTGGACATGGGGGAGCCGGTGCGCATCCTCTCCCTGGCCGAGGAGCTGATCCGCCTTTCGGGGCTCGTGCCGTACAAGGACATCGACATAAAGTTCACGGGGTTGAAGCCCGGCGAGAAGCTCTTTGAGGAGCTCCTCATAGACGGAGAGGGGATCCAGCCTACCACTCACAAAAAGATCCGGGTCATGGCCCCTGTGGAGACGGACCTCGCGACCGTTACCGGGACCCTTGAGGAGCTGTTCAACCTGGCGCGGCGCCACAAGCTCGCCGACCTTATCGACACGCTGAAGGCAATCGTTCCGGAGTTCGCCCCCCGCTACCATTTCGAGATCGCTCCACCCCCCGTTTTTCAGTGGGTGCGTCCCGATCTCTTCCCGCCGCAAAAGATCGCCCTGGTGCGGAATCTTCGCGTGGCCACAAACAAGCAGCAAGGGAGCGCCGCCTGA
- a CDS encoding sugar transferase: MKRTLDLVAALLLLVVCAVPMLLVALLVRLTSPGPVLYWSARVGKKNGIFMMPKFRTMRVDTPPVATHLLGDPGRFLTPVGKLLRKSSLDELPQLYSIIRGEMSLVGPRPALFNQEDLIALRTARGIDDLTPGLTGWAQVNGRDDLPIPVKVDYDHYYLKNRSLYLDLRILCLTLLKVAKSDGVQH, encoded by the coding sequence ATGAAGCGTACCCTCGATCTCGTTGCAGCCCTTCTCCTCCTTGTCGTGTGCGCGGTCCCCATGCTCCTCGTGGCGCTTCTGGTGCGGCTGACCTCGCCGGGGCCAGTTCTTTACTGGTCGGCGCGGGTGGGGAAGAAAAACGGCATCTTCATGATGCCGAAGTTTCGCACCATGCGGGTCGACACGCCCCCCGTTGCCACCCATCTCCTCGGCGATCCCGGCCGCTTCCTGACCCCGGTGGGAAAGCTCCTGCGCAAGTCGAGCCTCGACGAGCTGCCGCAGCTGTACAGCATCATCAGGGGGGAGATGAGCCTCGTGGGGCCGCGCCCCGCGCTCTTCAACCAGGAGGACCTCATCGCGCTGCGCACGGCGAGGGGGATCGACGACCTCACCCCCGGGCTCACGGGGTGGGCCCAGGTAAACGGCAGGGATGATCTGCCGATCCCGGTGAAGGTCGATTACGACCATTACTACCTGAAAAACCGTTCCCTCTATCTCGACCTGCGCATCCTGTGCCTGACACTGCTGAAAGTGGCCAAAAGCGATGGAGTGCAACATTGA
- a CDS encoding NAD-dependent epimerase/dehydratase family protein encodes MRRALVTGANGFVGSALCERLVQDGWTVRGAVRERPERDTRPSTFPPLQRGDRGDLLLARNPETPVPPGGAETVTVGLLGGDTEWGDAVKGVQTVVHLAARVHVLREDSSDPLSEFRKANVEGTARLAREAAAAGVRRFIFLSTIGVHGNRTLPGAPFRENDPASPHNDYSLSKWEAEEELRRLSREVAMETVIVRAPLVYGPAAPGNFRTLLDLVHRKVPLPLGAVRNERSFLYLQNLVAALALCAEHPAAAGKTYLVSDDDATSTVALVQTLAAALRTSPRIFPVPVPLLRVTGEILGKGSAVAGLVDSLTVDSSAIRSDLGWCPPCTMEEGVRETAAWYLGHARRTS; translated from the coding sequence GTGAGGCGGGCCCTCGTCACCGGGGCAAACGGCTTCGTAGGGAGCGCCCTGTGCGAGCGGCTGGTGCAGGATGGCTGGACGGTGCGGGGAGCGGTGCGGGAGCGCCCGGAAAGGGATACGCGACCCTCTACGTTCCCCCCTCTGCAAAGGGGGGACAGGGGGGATCTGCTTTTGGCCCGAAACCCGGAAACACCCGTGCCTCCGGGGGGGGCCGAGACAGTGACGGTGGGGCTGCTGGGTGGGGATACGGAGTGGGGGGATGCCGTTAAGGGGGTGCAGACGGTCGTCCACCTGGCGGCCCGTGTGCACGTGCTGCGGGAAGACTCCTCCGACCCCCTCTCCGAGTTTCGCAAGGCGAACGTGGAGGGGACGGCGCGGCTCGCCCGTGAGGCGGCGGCCGCAGGTGTGCGGCGTTTCATCTTTCTCAGCACCATCGGGGTGCACGGCAACCGCACCCTCCCCGGCGCGCCCTTCAGGGAGAACGACCCCGCGTCCCCGCACAACGACTACTCCCTCTCCAAGTGGGAGGCCGAGGAGGAGCTGCGCCGCCTCTCCCGGGAGGTGGCGATGGAGACCGTGATCGTGCGCGCTCCTCTGGTGTACGGTCCCGCGGCGCCGGGGAATTTCCGCACCCTTCTCGACCTGGTGCACCGGAAGGTGCCCCTCCCGCTGGGAGCAGTGCGCAATGAGAGGAGCTTCCTGTACCTGCAGAACCTGGTCGCCGCCCTCGCCCTCTGCGCGGAGCACCCTGCCGCCGCCGGGAAGACGTACCTCGTGAGCGACGACGACGCGACCTCCACGGTGGCGCTGGTACAAACGCTTGCTGCGGCGCTGCGCACCTCCCCGCGCATCTTCCCTGTCCCGGTGCCGCTCCTGCGGGTCACCGGAGAAATCCTCGGCAAGGGGAGCGCCGTAGCCGGGCTCGTCGACTCTCTCACGGTCGACAGCTCCGCCATACGGAGCGATCTCGGCTGGTGCCCCCCCTGCACGATGGAGGAGGGGGTGCGGGAGACCGCCGCGTGGTACCTGGGCCACGCCCGGAGGACGTCATGA
- a CDS encoding glycosyltransferase family 2 protein: protein MSEKPSISIITVVRNARETVEASVRSVLSQDYPVQYIVIDGNSTDGTKEVLASFAEGIDTYVSEPDSGIYDAMNKGIRLAGGDIIGILNADDLYAGSGVLRKIAGVFADPSVEACYTDLVYVDRERPERVVRYWKSRQYRSGLIEKGWMPAHPTFFARRGVYDRFGLFDLDYKIAADAELLMRLLAKKEIHARYVPGVTVKMRMGGTTNRSIRNMVKQNLEIWGAARKNGLRLSPFFMVHKVWQKFLQYVQRPETVL from the coding sequence ATGAGTGAGAAACCGTCCATCTCCATCATCACCGTCGTCAGAAACGCGAGGGAAACGGTCGAGGCCTCCGTGCGCAGCGTCCTTTCCCAGGACTATCCGGTGCAGTACATCGTCATCGACGGGAACTCCACCGATGGCACCAAGGAGGTCCTTGCCTCCTTCGCGGAGGGGATAGACACCTACGTCAGCGAGCCGGACAGCGGCATCTACGATGCCATGAACAAGGGGATCCGGCTGGCCGGCGGCGACATCATTGGGATCCTCAACGCCGACGACCTGTACGCCGGCAGCGGAGTGCTGCGCAAGATCGCCGGGGTCTTCGCCGATCCCTCCGTCGAGGCGTGCTACACCGACCTCGTCTACGTGGACCGAGAAAGACCGGAGCGCGTGGTGCGCTACTGGAAGTCGCGGCAGTACAGAAGCGGCCTCATCGAAAAGGGGTGGATGCCGGCGCACCCGACCTTCTTTGCCCGCCGCGGGGTCTACGACCGCTTCGGGCTCTTCGATCTCGACTACAAGATAGCCGCCGATGCCGAGCTCCTGATGCGCCTCCTGGCCAAAAAGGAGATCCACGCCCGCTACGTGCCCGGGGTGACTGTGAAGATGCGCATGGGGGGGACCACCAACAGGAGCATCAGGAACATGGTGAAGCAGAACCTGGAGATCTGGGGGGCCGCGCGCAAGAACGGGCTGCGCCTCTCACCGTTCTTCATGGTCCACAAGGTGTGGCAGAAGTTCCTCCAGTACGTGCAGCGCCCGGAGACGGTGCTGTGA